Genomic DNA from Vespa velutina chromosome 6, iVesVel2.1, whole genome shotgun sequence:
AAGAACTTATCCTTTGCAAATTGTAGTTATTGCCGCAGCAAAAGTATTGGAATTTATTGGGCtcatatgttataaatatgcAAGTGAACATCCTAACCATAGTTTAAAGTatggaaattatataatgtattataagctttatatatatttacaagcaTTTTaacttgtattttttcttttttttttctttttgtcttttttttttttttttttttttttttaacagggaagatattacaaaatatggTTTATATATTACTGAAGATGATGGAGAGGTAGATTGGGACTTTCCTTGTTTAGAtccaagagaaataatatccaAATTTGAATTCACAACATTAGGTCTTGTTGAAATGAAACCAAGTGATAGAGCACGACATAATACGATAAAACATATTGAAACAGAAGTCAATGAAGAATTGGAAGGCAATAacaaagaacaagaagaagtaGCAAAAGATTTAGCCAAGATGGAAGGTCATACAACAGCAATGGAAGCTCCATTGTATCAATCATATAGGTGCATTTCTATTATCATATGGAATTTGAAGAATatctaaatgataaatatattacatatttatatttatgaacagagtatacataataaataaagtgaGAGCAAAGACTGAAATTCACCTTGGAATATCGGGTGAGAAGATTGAGATTGATCCAGTGATAACGGGAAAAGGTGCCAGTCGATTCTGGAATAGACAACGGGCAGTTAGTTATCATATAGATAACATTGCGTGGTGTGAAATAACTGAAAACAAAGGatcaaaaacaatatttacatTGGTTTATACTCCACATTCTTCTACTCTAGACAGTTTAAgtggtatatattttttagctCGATATCactaatataacaaaaaaatatatatctatatatgtattttgttatattagtttaattattaattattaattttttacagcATCATCCAGTCAAACGCATTCTCTTCATCAGTCAGcatcatttaaaaatcatgATTTTGAAGCAGATTCAATGACAGCAGAAgaaattgtaagaaaaataaatcacatTTTAGAATTACATAGTAGTACATCAAGAAAAGAATACCTGGCccagaaggaaagaaaggcaGCAAGAAGGAAAAGTTTTCATTTGCATAGATGACAGCTCTATTGGTTACTATGTTCAATTTTAcattatctaaaatattaaaatgcacgctatattatacaaaatgtaaaaaattcggataatgtaaaaataagttACAATTCTGTCATCATAGTGATGACATTTAGAAAAGCTTTCTACCAAAGACATTGTTCatactattttaaatattcgaaattaattattcattagtAGAAATTGTTTTCCctcaaacattttatatttcatatgtatattgatatattgtgTAAAacactataaatcataatacaTATGCAAAATTGTACTTTTAACAGTATTAAggtatgacaaaaaaaaagtacatcgGTAAAAAACTTGAAACAATATACTCTACCTATCTtaactattataaatcaatgtaaaatatgattatatacataatgttttatcttatttatatacaaatattactaTTTACATAAGTAAAACTCTCTAATAATGTTTAGATTAAAACATTTGTTATCCTgacatttcaataattttcttcgtagTCTTATTCaacttctctttcattcttaacATAAACCTTTCATTTAACTTATATactaattcatttaataaggTTATTTTAAGAGCCATATCTGATAATTTTTGATTGTTTTCAcaaatatattcgtaattaggggaagatgaaagaaaagatctttCGGAATCAGATAATGCTTTAGTATCTAAATTCTGTCCTTGCTCTTCTAGAACAGATTTTTGTTTTGAAAGAATACGTCTTTTTGATTTACGTTCTTTTAACGTTGATTgccataattttctttcttgtctaagatcatttatatatttttgcaaatcaaaattttctttcctcgttaCATCCTCTACACATTGTCGTTTACATTTATTGATCTCTAAAAAATCCtcattttcaagatttttcGCTTGATCTGTTTCTATGAGAAAGAATTTAAACCTTttaggaaaaattattatttacttatttacacaCAGAATATCCATACTTTGAGGTTAACTAACCTTCGTcagtaaataattttgaagttCGTGATTGAAAAACCAAGGATCTTCGTTTACAAGTAACTTTATCGGACAATTCTTCCGTAtccaaatttaatatatctgGTACAATAGAATtatccattatatttttaatacttgaaCAATTTTATCCGCTAAATTATTCTAACAAAAGATTACTGGATTTCTAACGGACCAATCAAAGAACGTTATAGCATGCCAAGTCCTAGTTAAGCCAACTGGAGctaacgtattttttttttaaataataaaaaagaaataaaaatgacgacttttataaattacgaAACAATATCTACAATCTGtgacaatatttattaatttaacaatgtataaatcttattttataaacaatacaCACATATCGATTATTAAGGTTGCTTCAATTTTGCTCGTTACaatatacaagaaaataaattattgacaatgacataattaaaataaaaaaaaaaataaaaaattattcatttttacaaattcgaattaaataattaataattgatttattatgtCTCTCTTTGCGTTAAATCATATCGTtagaaatttcgaaaatataatcatagactattttttattctagAGAAATCCAGAAGTTTCTATcactatatgtatgtatataggagTTTAGATAACCGCGCGAGCAAGCGATTAGCTTAGTCGAACGAGTCTAAACGTGTCGTTTTATTGCGCATTGTTTGCTCAAATTAAAGAACGCTTTACGAGCATTTAGCATTAAAAAATTGTGAATACGcttgctttattattattataatattgtatttaattgaatttgaacaaaatttttacaaagaaattttcgtaaacgataaaatttaatattatggcTACGAAAAGTGATGAGGTAAGTTCTATACTTATAATTTTCctctatatttttgtttatagcaTATATTTAACCATTCTTAACgattcaatataataaataaaatatttttttaaatatgattttatatccatatatagTGAAGACTCAttcgaatatacatatttcatcttaaatatttaaaagggaagatattttttcttttttcttttttttttttttgaagtatttattaaagaaaataaagtactGACAGATAAGTATCTATAAGTACAAGTTTCCTTTTATAGTTAAAACTGGATATTGAAGAATTGAATACATTATTACAACAAGCTACACGATCCAAAGTTAAAGATATGCTTACTTTGGAGATTAGGCGATTGCAGACAGAATTAGCTAAActgatcgatgaaaataagGATGTGTGTCTTAAATCTGTAAATTCGCCAATTGATTCTACTCCTAAATGTTAtgaagttaaattaaataattatgggTGGGATCAAACGAATAGTGTTGTCAAGATATACGTTCAATTAAAGAATGTACATATTTTACCAAACAAAGATGTTACCTGTAAATATACAGAAAAATCAATGGACCTGTATATTTTTGGtttggataataaaaattatcacttGCCGATCAATAATTTATGTGAAGACATTGACACAGAGAAGAgttacgtaaaaataaagacaGATATGATCATTGTATATCTTGCTAAAAAATTACCGAAGAATTGGTCGCATGTAACAGgcattgaaaaaagaataaaagaagcaaaaacTCCCTCTGTTCCTGAAATGGGAGATGATCCTGGTGCAAGTTTAGTGaatctaatgaaaaaaatgtatcaagATGGAGAtgatgaaataaagaagacaATAGCAAAAGCATGGACTGAAAACCAACAAAAAACTGCAGCAGGTCTGTCAGGTTTTGACTATTAATTGTAAgccaatattttattaaacgtaCTTTACGTTTCCTTGTAAcatcataaaaattcatttagaaaatgaatttagGCCTAAACATGTTAAAAGTATCTACTTATATAGTGCATAGTCAAAATAAAGTTCCTTAATTCTAAGTTTGTCATAATAACAAGTGGACTTCAAATACATTTGTCTAttcatatttcaatatttataaaacattttctcttgttacaaaattatttgtatgtgtCCACGCATTAccacatttttttaattattatatttacagaaAATGTAATTGTCAGTTCATATAATTGTGACATGTAATAtcatataagtaataaaacattaaaaatgtttgatatacatttcgatttatttttcttcttcattcatGACAAGCCATTGTTATAATTTACAGTTTTaactttattgtattattaatcttacttatataaaatacaaaagagatTCTCAAATAATTCACATAGTTATAAAATGAtcatctacttttttttcctttttccaaatGCATCCCAAATATAAAAGCACTTAATATTGTTGTTTGTTCctctaataattttgtaaacaGTATATTAATagtacatattttaatatccaGTGTATCTATGGAAgtagaaatatgtatataaaataataatttatgagcTTTGTTTGATACAATATATTGACATTTAATAGTTAaacaatcttttctttttaaatttagtaACCTTTAAAACATTAATGCAAAGtagcattaataataaattgataattattatttaaattagaaacttttttttttcaaagtgtTCATTGATtcaacaatataaaatacataatatttattgacaACCAATTACTTAATagcttcctctccctctctctctctctctctctctctctctctctctctctctctctctctctctctctctctctctctctctctctctctctcagtacatttaatatctattcTTGCAAGTGTTAACTACAAATTTAACTATAAGTTTAATATGGCcattaggtatatatattctacgtGTGTTTGCATAAGTGGAAAACTTATAGTTTTAAAttcatagataatatatacaccTTGCCTTTCTTAAGGAGTAAAATATTCACAAAATATGTTAAAACAATAACTCTGTCCAATGGATTTAGACAACTtgacaaaaaatttttctctttctattacatacacattgtattttaatattacttcaaataaaaaaatcttacaattatatattttggaaCTGTGTTGACCTATAAAGATATAGTAAAATAGTCGAGTGTTAGACTAGATACTGTGACATGTTATTTGACATTTTATCAACAGATatgtgatattatattttacttagtAACTAAATAAATGGCATAGATAATCACAATATTTATGGCCCCAATAAATCAATGTCACTTATACATGTGACTGTatgtgataataatcataaaataaatcatattatttcaAGTTATGCATATAAGTAAAAATTGAAGTAAGTAAACATAGTGATGCCTGTATACATTccaatatcaaaaattttttcaattatatttctttaacaactaatgtattgtatatactaATACAtctattatgattttttttatcaatgtcTTCATTTGTGATACAAATTGGAAGCAACAAAAACTGAACACAGTCTTAAGCAATTATATGAATAACACATTGGACAGATTCAAATTTTagtattgatatattaaaaaattgtcgtGCATTTGATAACTTTATATTGACTAGTATCTTATGCTacgcaaataaaatttttttgttatattcatataataccatgtcttttataagaaatacaaaaacaataagcatatttaatattatgattatacttatataaaatagaaaattattttttattgggAAATGTGTAGCAATTTGATtgtgattttataatttaaaaataattcatgatTAGTGAAAGACGTTCATAAAATTTCACatgtaaaaaaatgtatagatcGTGAAATGCGccattttaattgttttttttctttctttttttttttttttttttttttttttttttttttttataaataataatgagtaTATTATCCTTAacttataacaataatacttaATCAAGAAATGTAGAGTATATTTATGGAACTTAgataaaaaatggaagaacgtaaaataattatataaaaatattatgcatAATGAGAATAATGCAGTTATCTTAACGAGATATATACCCTTAATCAACagtacaaaattaaaaaatgcttTTCGAGTTATATACGATGTATTGAAAATTGTGGTACAACCGAGAATGGAATGATTCCAATTAAGAAAGtaacttgaaaatataaaataaagcttCTTAATTTAGATTTCATTTGCGGAAAAAATCATTCTTAGAAATTAACtcagaatattttcatttaactaagatgttattaaatttatctcttattttaatcctttctatatatataactcgttaattgtatattaacataaaaatacaaagtttaggcgaattataaatatatatatgtatgtatatcaggCCAATATTTAAagtcaattctttttttaaaacaaagcTGCAGATCAATAaagttcttttatatatatttttgactTTTCTCAAAAGAAAAGTCTCTCCTTTAGATTATACCACGATTTTAATAGATaccttgtatatatttacaatttatttttaataataaaattgtaaagtaatttattaagccattgataattatcaatatttctataactattataaaatatatcactaaattatatcaattaaatttaaaagaatgtttggtttattttattattttgtaaaatttatagttttatttcaattaattattattaacttttgatatatatttaatttttttgctgAACTtgcaaatgagaaaaaatagaaaaagtatatgctttatgtatatacgtgtgtataacATAAAccatacgaaataataaaaaataaattaacacaTAATACCTTTATCAGGAATTAAGACGAAATGCTTGTATGATCGATGCTTGttcataaatgtaataatgaaaataaatatattcgattaatatttgatgCAGACAAAAAGGATATAGATGTCTTTGGTTTCCATTTAGAAATTCGATCAAAATAAAACTGTCAATTGAGTCTTCAAGAAATGATCATTCTATGTATGATCTAGAAGAAGGAAGTGCACGTTGTATTTCTGTACTAGATGCATGAAAGGCTTTGCTCATTACActtcttgttttttccatCAATGATTCTACATCATCTTTAGTTAATCCCTTTGTAGATATAAGTGGTAGTGTTGTTATAACTACATGACCttagtgaaaaataaattattaattttttatattgacgtaattaaagatataatccatttataaattaattatataagtcAATATAAATTACCTGAATCAAATCTCTTCTCATCGttagacaaaaaataataagatgaaAATACTACTGGTAATATAGGTAACTGAGCATTGATTGCAGCATAAAAGGCACCTTTTTTAAACGGATGAATTTCTCCAGTATTGTGGCGTGTACCTTCTGGAAATATCCACAATTTGAactaaaaagatttaataaattagaattcttattctttttttctttttctcctgaaatatctaaaaatgtttaattgaaACTACAagagaattataaaattaggTGCTTTTTCTTATGTGCATATTTGCACAATGATTTAatacctttttatcttttgattgCTTAGAGGCTGTATTAATAACAGAACGGGCTTTTTCTGAATTCAATCTGTCTATGAATATTAATCCAGATAGCCAAGCGGCAAGACCAAAAGGCCAAGCATAAAAGACTTCTTTTTTAGCAACTGCTGTACATCTATCCATTATCGGCCATAAATAAAACATCCCCAAAAGATCTAAGGAACTTTGATGATTAGCTACTATAATGCATGCTACATCTTGATCTAAATGTTCTCTTCCTCTAAGTTCCCAACGTAATCCCAATAAAAAACTAATGTGATTGCACAGGTATGATGATAATCtgtaatatacaaatttttttatagatcacTTGTcccttataatttttatttccttcctaaataatgttaatgatttaaatattaaatattattaataaatcatttttatatatatgtatatatatatatatatatatatataaatacgaaagTAAACTGACATgacaattttattgtaatcattcaataaataatttccttATGAAATtgatgaataaattaatggtgttaattattaaataaaatattaacgatttcttgcaaatgataaaagtattagtcttatattttctcgtaTCTTATAACTTGTACGCGAGACCtactaatgttattaattaaatttatcgtcattaactttTATGTCATatctctttgaaaatttatatgaaaattatttatttcattgtaataaaaattatacgcgATTATTACGTATACTATTgcgagaaaattaatatcgttaaatatgtcaatcaattttcttatctCATTATAATAGGTAATACCATtagtattttaaatttattggaTATAGTGAAAATGTCACTcgagagataaattttttcataggaaaaaaaaaaaaaaaaaaaaaaaaataaataaataaataaataaaataaaaaaaatatgtcttttataaacgaaaataaatactaACACAAGATTTTTTAGACTCCTTGGtcgtagaagaaaaatcgGTATCAATATCGTGGCGGCGAAAGTTACAATGCCATAATACACGATAAACTTgaagtaataacgaaaagtCCGGCTTGTTTCATAGAGAAAAGGCAACAACAGGATGAAACCAACGAGGATCAACTCGAAGCTTGATGGGGCCATTACTTTTACAACGAAGGGCGGTGCTTCACAGATTTTTCCGTTCGTTACTTCCCTTttgcttttctatttttttttctcctatttctttttttttcttcttcttcttcctctttctataattttaaatcgatctgGATACTTATGAtactcttttatcttcttccttctctttttcttcttcttcttcttcttcttattattattattatttacgctTGACTTACTATATTACTCATTTAAAAACTACGAAGAATAAACTAAAACGAAGCGAAATACGAACTACTGCCGGCGAACTGTCGCGCACTAACAATGCTCCGAATTAGAACTACCACCTTTATAAAGCTTCGATTGACTTTATTATagtagaatatatacatatctagaTAAGGGGAGATAAGGGAACGTCAAAAAATAAGTTGATACGTCCTGACAGATCGAATCAGTCACAGAATTTAACAATGAAAGATGGAATGACCAAATAGGAGGATGTTTTTGTATGGTGGTATAGTTCCGAGGAACGACAGATAAGTATTCACCCTTAAACTAAATTCCTGTTAGGTTATAAGTCGTTTACAGTCAGGGAtgagaaaagtaagaagaggTCGGTAAGGTTACGAACAAACCCAATGTATTTTCGTTGGATAAAAAATCGTTCGCGAAGGATATAACACAgacaaataatagaaaattttattcattgcgatgacaataattaatatgtatataataataataatttccaaaaaaaaaaaaaaaaaaaaaataaaaaaaaaggaaaagaaaaaccgaaTCAATGATACAACATCAGAGCAGTATAAAGTCGACGATtttataaagatgaaaaaatgaaaatgattaaatgtaCGTCACGATAATTCAATCGTCAAATGTTGTTTTCGATACAagggtttttctttttttttctttttttttttttttttatactcgcAGGAAATCCAACAAGGATTCTCCGGAAGgagaaatgttttttattaataattaaatctcaTTGGTTCCAATTCTTCGTCTCTTATAAGTTTACTCTGTTTTCTATGGTCGTGATGGGGTTGCTTTGTTGCTTGATACATATGTCGGCATTTTTGTCCTGCGAAAAATTTTTCGTACGCATTCACGCATTCTTCTTGGTTATCAATTGTCGACGAATGTTAtccttcgaaaaataaaatatttttgagtaAAACGTTTGTACTGTTTGTACTTTATATCGATATGCggaaattacaaaatatataataaaaattgattcttATTCTCCATATAACGTTATTGTAATgtcaataaattttcgaactttcattattttccaaaaaaaaaaaaaaaaaaaaagaaaaaaaaaggaaaaaaaagaagaaaaactttgctttcatatttttaacagtttgagataatattatatgaaaagaatttcaagCGAATGTTGAAGAACGTTGTTCAACAAAACGACTAAtcgattgtttctttttattattgatttttattcaaaaacatatgggattaataataattcttacttgaatttttataattgtattttgGTAATTATCATCAATAAGAAGCGCTATATTTGTTCTAACACattacgaatatttatttataaacaattacatatacattttctattttttatatatagaaaataattcaataagtatctcttctcttttactttcatatatgtatatatatatatatatatatcgaaatttatccaatttacgataattaaaaaaaaaaaaattgtttttatattatgttaactataatatttattgacttaatgaaaaaaatatctagtatatccaatatttatattatcttaccGCAatcgtatgatatatatttcgatcgttttgtcattaaatataatatatgaatgttTTTATGCgaatgagtaaaaaaaaaatttggatttattttttaagtaaacatgacttttttctaatttatattatgtgtgcgcgcgtgtgtgtgtgtatatatatgtatgtgtatataatataataattagattttcctttaaattatatatttcaagatttttatcgatatatttttataaatcgatgaaagataaaaaagttgAATTttgtattactattattatatttttatcaactcTTATCTAAtcttattctaatttatttttgatactgtatcaatatatgtataagattCAATTGTAATTGAATTTACGATATTATCTATTCTTTGAATTGGTTTAAaagtcgatatatatatatatatatatatatatatatatatatatatatatatatatatatatatgtcaataTATAACACTAACATAACCAATAAATTGATTCGTTATTTCGATGTAATTATACTTCTTATCTAAACTATAATTTTCTACAATTTGGATGATTATAATGTAGAAATACCTgatatttgattgtttttagaaatgttttatataaaaaacaaaagaaagcaaaaaaaaatgactttCACAAGTGATTCAATACATTCATTTAAATCTGATacacaaaatacaaaatatttgcaaacgtattcgtattattataaataaaatgaatgttttattgatataattataattaattataattaataattaacgttataatgataaataattaacgttaatgttattacattattctatattataatcgatattcaattatatttctcattgaatgtatatttatttgaatgttTACTGGTTCAATTTGAACGGCTAAATGTAATagttattgttaattattgttattactattgaataacgaaatatatttttttcttttttgttttatattttctttgtctttctcttttttttttgtctttcttttccgaTCATAACATACATTTGCTCTATTTTAAGCCGTcatcatataaaaatgtaagttTTTTAGCGCGCTTTTATATTTCTAGGGAAATGTACAAAGGTACGTA
This window encodes:
- the LOC124950242 gene encoding target of rapamycin complex 2 subunit MAPKAP1 codes for the protein MALYDNQHWLLSHIRDSFLSTDDTGMCEMVMLGEDIPKELRSNGTLQCYPGMEESDDEDLDALAESYDIQMDMEFSHRQRSNTAQRLEKMDLERKKAAKIKHVKWEHKPNLLSLAEQSKLFQRKDFRKKNTTTSKRLSLLSEQIEKCPNLPQNPFTEYAKFDGNSQVGIPIRKYRIFMCMLPKEERTYPLQIVVIAAAKVLEFIGLICYKYASEHPNHSLKEDITKYGLYITEDDGEVDWDFPCLDPREIISKFEFTTLGLVEMKPSDRARHNTIKHIETEVNEELEGNNKEQEEVAKDLAKMEGHTTAMEAPLYQSYRVYIINKVRAKTEIHLGISGEKIEIDPVITGKGASRFWNRQRAVSYHIDNIAWCEITENKGSKTIFTLVYTPHSSTLDSLSASSSQTHSLHQSASFKNHDFEADSMTAEEIVRKINHILELHSSTSRKEYLAQKERKAARRKSFHLHR
- the LOC124950244 gene encoding uncharacterized protein LOC124950244, coding for MDNSIVPDILNLDTEELSDKVTCKRRSLVFQSRTSKLFTDEETDQAKNLENEDFLEINKCKRQCVEDVTRKENFDLQKYINDLRQERKLWQSTLKERKSKRRILSKQKSVLEEQGQNLDTKALSDSERSFLSSSPNYEYICENNQKLSDMALKITLLNELVYKLNERFMLRMKEKLNKTTKKIIEMSG
- the LOC124950243 gene encoding calcyclin-binding protein → MATKSDELKLDIEELNTLLQQATRSKVKDMLTLEIRRLQTELAKLIDENKDVCLKSVNSPIDSTPKCYEVKLNNYGWDQTNSVVKIYVQLKNVHILPNKDVTCKYTEKSMDLYIFGLDNKNYHLPINNLCEDIDTEKSYVKIKTDMIIVYLAKKLPKNWSHVTGIEKRIKEAKTPSVPEMGDDPGASLVNLMKKMYQDGDDEIKKTIAKAWTENQQKTAAGLSGFDY
- the LOC124949682 gene encoding 1-acyl-sn-glycerol-3-phosphate acyltransferase alpha — its product is MAPSSFELILVGFILLLPFLYETSRTFRYYFKFIVYYGIVTFAATILIPIFLLRPRSLKNLVLSSYLCNHISFLLGLRWELRGREHLDQDVACIIVANHQSSLDLLGMFYLWPIMDRCTAVAKKEVFYAWPFGLAAWLSGLIFIDRLNSEKARSVINTASKQSKDKKFKLWIFPEGTRHNTGEIHPFKKGAFYAAINAQLPILPVVFSSYYFLSNDEKRFDSGHVVITTLPLISTKGLTKDDVESLMEKTRSVMSKAFHASSTEIQRALPSSRSYIE